From Rana temporaria chromosome 7, aRanTem1.1, whole genome shotgun sequence, the proteins below share one genomic window:
- the LOC120946292 gene encoding olfactory receptor 1G1-like: MRNVTEISSLTLVGLSDHPLTMNGLFVFFLFIYLMTLITNLLIFFLVLTDYNLHNPMYFFLANLAFLDMSYSSVTAPRILFDLVTKSRSISIPACISQVFFYVSFISSEPFLLSAMSYDRYIAICHPLHYTLIMSWRVCTRMASLVWVAGWSISLAHTLLLLRLSFCRTSSIHNFFCDLPHLYQITCTDPFINMVAVFLSGASDGLGAILLTFIPYVYIIRTILRIRSKTGKRKAFSTCTSHLTVVFIFYGSLIFIYFVPSSSDMITLNKLFTVISALINPLLNPLIYSLRNKDLMEALMRSYNHLRSAC, from the coding sequence ATGAGGAATgtgacagagatttcctctctcactcttgtgggtCTATCAGACCATCCACTGACCATGAATGGACTTTTTGTGTTCTTCCTTTTCATCTATCTGATGACTCTTATCACAAaccttcttatttttttcttggtCCTCACTGACTACAATCTGCACAacccaatgtatttttttcttgccaaCTTGGCATTTCTGGACATGTCCTATTCATCAGTGACGGCACCAAGGATACTCTTTGATTTGGTCACAAAAAGCCGATCAATATCCATTCCTGCCTGTATATCCCAAGTCTTTTTCTACGTCTCCTTTATAAGCTCAGAACCATTCTTGCTCTCAGCTATGTCCTACGACCGCTACATTGCCATCTGCCACCCCCTACATTACACACTAATTATGTCTTGGAGGGTCTGTACTCGTATGGCCTCTCTGGTCTGGGTTGCAGGATGGTCTATCTCTTTAGCTCATACTTTACTTTTGCTCAGGTTGTCCTTCTGCAGAACATCTTCCATCCACAACTTCTTTTGTGACCTTCCACACTTGTATCAAATCACATGTACTGACCCCTTCATAAACATGGTGGCCGTATTCTTATCAGGTGCTAGTGATGGATTAGGAGCCATCCTTTTGACCTTTATTCCCTATGTCTATATTATAAGGACCATCCTTAGAATCCGTAGCAAGACTGGAAAGAGGAAAGCCTTCTCCACCTGCACATCACACCTCACTGTGGTCTTCATCTTTTATGGCTCactaatttttatttactttgtacCCTCCTCCAGTGATATGATCACATTAAACAAACTGTTTACAGTCATATCTGCCCTCATTAACCCATTGCTGAATCCTCTGATCTACAGCCTGAGGAACAAAGATCTCATGGAGGCCCTTATGAGGTCTTATAATCACTTAAGGTCGGCATGTTAA